Proteins encoded in a region of the Marinomonas maritima genome:
- a CDS encoding Lon protease family protein, with protein sequence MSSMVTSLPYQALAAKVPDDHLAFKTLNDIEPLSGILGQERAVEAIQFGVAMQRPGYNIFAMGDSGTGRSSYVLSYLKSEAKRRSAPNEWAYINNFTESHRPKALEFAPGLASEFEKEIRVLIDGLMATFPAAFENPSYQQQKSVIDRAFNDQYEAAINKVERVSGKIGVAMFRDASSVSFAPMKEGKALEENEFAALTDDERDVFQEGVSTLEGLLNEELLGLPQWKRATYDQIRQLNLDTVKEALDPLMSGLFEKYKDDANIVAHLSALREDLDKTIIDQMADDKASENRDEIGRRQFYEELYLPNIAITHETDGGQPVVYEPHPTYRNLFGQVEHSSDQGMLVTSYRLIRSGSLHAANGGYLILDAEKLLTDHYLWEALKRALKSKTIKIEHPYADMGLMNTMTLSPQDLPLQVKVVLIGARDIYYLLQDADPDFQEMFRVLVDFDDTLKRSKESELSFARLMKDRVDKEEYANVTRDGVAALIEYSSRLAEHQREMAAKIGDVFELLGEADFVREMAKDTEITADHITRALKAKRHRTGRVSEKIIEEIIDGTVLLESEGYAVGKINGLTVMQIGDSSFGAPARISTTVYPGGKGIIDIERESNLGQNIHSKGVLILSGYLGNKYAQRFPLDISASIAMEQSYGYIDGDSASTAELCCLLSALIQVPIRQDLAITGSLNQYGEVQAIGGVNEKIEGFFNVCNARGLTGTQGAIIPKSNAINLMLNDDIVEAVKAGKFHIYAISTADEALHLLTGMEPGIPDEEGEYPEGTVSARVIERLEEISKLGEEEDDEEEDDEAEDTESEGTKKADKSKK encoded by the coding sequence ATGTCCAGCATGGTTACCTCTCTACCGTACCAAGCGCTTGCTGCCAAAGTGCCTGATGATCACCTAGCTTTTAAGACGTTAAACGACATTGAGCCACTTAGTGGGATTTTAGGTCAAGAACGCGCGGTTGAAGCAATTCAATTTGGCGTGGCCATGCAACGTCCAGGCTACAATATTTTTGCTATGGGCGATTCGGGAACAGGTCGTTCCTCTTACGTCTTGAGTTATCTCAAAAGCGAAGCTAAACGTCGCTCAGCACCCAATGAATGGGCTTACATTAATAACTTTACGGAAAGTCATCGACCTAAAGCACTCGAATTTGCACCAGGATTAGCGTCTGAATTCGAGAAAGAAATTCGTGTATTAATTGATGGTTTAATGGCTACTTTTCCTGCTGCCTTTGAAAACCCTTCTTACCAGCAGCAAAAGAGTGTAATTGATCGTGCTTTCAACGATCAATATGAAGCGGCTATTAACAAAGTTGAGCGTGTTTCAGGAAAAATTGGTGTGGCAATGTTTCGCGATGCTTCTTCTGTTAGTTTTGCTCCGATGAAAGAGGGTAAAGCATTAGAAGAAAATGAGTTTGCTGCATTAACGGATGACGAGCGTGATGTTTTCCAAGAAGGTGTTTCGACACTAGAAGGCTTATTGAACGAAGAGTTATTAGGATTGCCGCAATGGAAGCGAGCGACGTACGATCAAATTCGACAGTTGAACTTGGACACGGTGAAAGAAGCGTTAGACCCTTTGATGTCTGGCTTGTTTGAGAAGTACAAAGATGATGCGAATATTGTTGCTCATCTTAGCGCCTTAAGAGAGGATCTTGATAAAACTATTATAGATCAAATGGCCGATGATAAAGCGTCTGAGAACCGAGATGAAATTGGTCGTCGACAATTTTATGAAGAGTTATATTTGCCCAATATCGCGATAACGCATGAAACGGATGGTGGGCAGCCCGTAGTTTATGAGCCTCATCCAACATATCGAAACCTATTTGGTCAAGTCGAGCACAGTAGTGATCAAGGTATGCTCGTGACTAGCTATCGTTTGATTCGCTCTGGTAGTTTGCATGCCGCAAACGGCGGTTATTTGATATTGGATGCAGAGAAGCTGCTAACAGATCATTATTTGTGGGAAGCGCTTAAGCGTGCTTTGAAAAGCAAGACAATCAAAATTGAACATCCTTACGCCGACATGGGGTTGATGAACACCATGACGCTGTCGCCACAAGATTTGCCGTTGCAGGTAAAAGTGGTATTGATTGGTGCGCGTGACATTTATTATTTATTGCAAGACGCTGATCCTGATTTTCAGGAAATGTTTCGAGTCTTAGTGGATTTTGATGACACATTAAAGCGCTCAAAAGAGTCTGAATTGTCTTTTGCTCGCCTTATGAAAGACCGTGTAGATAAAGAAGAATATGCGAATGTAACGCGCGACGGCGTGGCGGCTCTTATTGAATACAGCAGTCGTTTGGCTGAGCATCAGCGCGAAATGGCGGCGAAAATTGGTGATGTTTTTGAATTGTTAGGCGAAGCGGACTTTGTTCGTGAAATGGCCAAAGACACCGAAATCACAGCAGATCATATAACGCGCGCTTTAAAAGCCAAAAGACATCGTACCGGTCGTGTCAGTGAGAAAATCATTGAAGAGATCATCGATGGCACGGTTTTATTAGAAAGTGAAGGCTATGCCGTGGGTAAAATTAACGGCCTAACAGTTATGCAAATTGGTGATAGTAGCTTTGGTGCACCAGCTCGAATTTCTACGACTGTGTATCCCGGCGGCAAAGGGATTATAGACATTGAACGAGAGTCCAACCTAGGTCAAAACATCCATTCTAAAGGTGTGCTGATTTTATCTGGTTATCTTGGCAATAAATACGCTCAGCGCTTTCCACTTGATATCTCGGCTTCCATTGCGATGGAGCAAAGTTATGGCTATATCGATGGTGACAGTGCTTCCACTGCTGAACTTTGTTGTTTACTGTCAGCGTTGATTCAAGTACCAATCCGCCAAGATCTTGCCATTACGGGTTCTTTAAACCAGTACGGTGAGGTTCAGGCAATTGGTGGGGTGAATGAAAAAATAGAAGGTTTCTTCAATGTTTGTAATGCACGTGGCCTGACGGGTACGCAGGGTGCCATTATTCCTAAATCTAATGCCATTAACCTGATGTTGAATGACGATATTGTCGAAGCCGTTAAAGCGGGTAAATTCCACATTTATGCCATTTCTACGGCGGATGAAGCGTTGCATTTATTAACGGGTATGGAGCCAGGTATTCCCGATGAAGAAGGCGAGTACCCGGAAGGCACGGTATCTGCGAGAGTCATTGAGCGCCTAGAAGAAATCTCTAAGCTCGGTGAAGAGGAAGATGACGAAGAAGAAGACGATGAGGCCGAAGACACTGAGTCTGAAGGGACAAAGAAGGCGGACAAAAGCAAAAAATAA
- a CDS encoding cytochrome b562, translating into MNKGLLVATILSISCSSFAFAEGACDETALRGYMTNIKDEMRLLSSDVKSGDSDAAVQRVDTLISFFEKARNETPYKFSANNLQGSPLKEQKAEYTKVVDDTIVILKKLENALQSGDTPQVKMLFGEIGGQRKLGHGSFKANC; encoded by the coding sequence ATGAATAAAGGTCTTCTTGTTGCTACGATTCTCTCGATTTCTTGTTCGTCTTTTGCCTTTGCGGAAGGTGCTTGTGATGAAACTGCGTTGCGCGGTTATATGACGAATATTAAAGATGAAATGCGTTTACTGTCATCAGATGTAAAGTCAGGAGATAGCGATGCGGCGGTACAGAGAGTGGACACGTTAATTTCCTTTTTCGAGAAAGCGCGTAATGAAACCCCTTATAAATTCAGTGCCAATAATTTACAAGGTAGCCCGCTCAAAGAGCAAAAAGCTGAATACACAAAAGTCGTTGACGATACGATTGTGATATTGAAAAAGCTGGAAAATGCATTGCAATCTGGAGACACACCTCAAGTGAAAATGCTGTTTGGTGAAATAGGTGGCCAAAGAAAGCTGGGACATGGTTCTTTTAAAGCAAATTGCTAG
- a CDS encoding AraC family transcriptional regulator: MNVKASVPMSSVRYLLKAVEEQGLDRQAVLDSLEITQDEIEKSDSFPAYRYGMLYQKIMWLMQDESFGMLSGGKVPNGTFRMMCLCIIHAKSLAHALYRCSDFYEICRGPTIKPVLIKKGRFAMVTFAALNSSEEAIDALVVPESKEQLRTTLSMWHHFICWLIGRRLNLKAAYFTSERPDDVEYYKTLFQSEVKFDQHANALVFPASYLDMPIVQTEDSLRGFLKTAPYQLLVMVENDNSLKSQVMAMLGKDFSREMPSAEEVASALNMSVSTLRRRLNDEKTSYQNIKDECRKEAAITYMNVPQLSINDIAALMGFDEPSAFFRSFKKWTGMTPGEYRKSEEYLKFGKAMKRP; the protein is encoded by the coding sequence ATGAATGTGAAAGCTTCTGTTCCAATGTCGAGTGTTCGCTATCTTTTAAAAGCCGTTGAAGAGCAAGGTCTAGACCGTCAAGCGGTGTTAGACAGTTTAGAAATAACACAAGATGAAATAGAGAAGAGCGATTCATTCCCTGCTTATCGATACGGAATGTTGTATCAAAAAATCATGTGGCTAATGCAAGATGAATCGTTTGGTATGTTGAGCGGCGGTAAAGTGCCAAATGGTACTTTTAGAATGATGTGTCTTTGTATTATTCATGCAAAAAGTCTTGCACATGCCCTATACCGTTGCAGTGATTTCTATGAAATCTGCCGAGGCCCAACAATCAAGCCGGTACTGATCAAAAAAGGTCGATTTGCCATGGTAACTTTTGCGGCTTTGAATTCGTCGGAAGAAGCTATAGATGCTTTAGTCGTCCCTGAGTCAAAAGAGCAGTTAAGAACAACACTTTCAATGTGGCATCACTTTATTTGTTGGTTGATTGGGCGTCGTTTAAATCTTAAGGCTGCGTACTTTACAAGTGAGCGCCCTGATGACGTTGAATATTATAAAACCCTATTTCAATCAGAAGTGAAATTTGATCAGCACGCGAATGCTTTGGTATTTCCTGCCAGTTATCTAGACATGCCTATTGTGCAAACGGAAGACAGTTTAAGGGGCTTCTTAAAGACGGCCCCTTATCAATTGTTGGTGATGGTTGAAAATGATAACAGCCTTAAGTCTCAAGTGATGGCGATGCTAGGGAAAGATTTCTCGCGTGAGATGCCAAGTGCGGAAGAGGTGGCGAGTGCGCTTAATATGAGCGTTTCTACATTGCGACGTCGCTTAAATGATGAAAAAACCTCTTATCAGAATATTAAAGACGAATGCCGAAAAGAAGCTGCAATTACGTACATGAACGTACCTCAGTTAAGTATCAATGATATAGCGGCGTTAATGGGATTTGATGAGCCGAGCGCTTTTTTCCGTTCTTTTAAAAAATGGACGGGAATGACACCGGGAGAGTATCGAAAAAGTGAGGAATATCTTAAATTCGGCAAGGCGATGAAACGCCCATGA
- a CDS encoding acyl-CoA dehydrogenase: protein MSEYQYPINDILFSLLCVAHIERLTPYLEDEVDSDLLDAILGEAGKLSEQVIAPINASGDKDGSRVEQGEVIEAKGFKEAFKAYSQGGWIGLSGDPKYGGQGLPSYIATAVNEGVQAANLSFSLCPLLSLGAIEAISLHASDELKNRYLPKMLAGEWAGTMNLTESAAGSDLAAISCKATPDGDVFRIKGQKIFITWGDHQMSDNIIHLVLARLPGAPEGVKGISLFIVPKFLLNEQGELSERNDVQVVSVEHKMGIHASPTCVMSFGDKEGAVGYLVGRENEGIKAMFTMMNNARQGVGLQGLAISERAYQQALDYAKERKQGMNASRTERAAIIEHPDVLRMLMTMKSQIDAMRSLVYVAAVENDLSHLSTGEQQKQSIARTALYTPIVKGWITEQAQEITSLAIQVHGGMGFIEETGVAQHARDARILPIYEGTNGIQAIDLIGRKLHSDKGEAMMSLLAEIESELVQWQESTFSTQVEKVRVVLIQAQKATQYCLLAMEKNPVLGTGLAYSYMMLMGYLIGAWLQLRALDACHSGQGQLDETQKRSWEHSVAFYCDHLLSRSSSHFISIEHGQSSVEGLDANSFIR from the coding sequence ATGAGCGAATACCAGTACCCAATCAATGATATTTTATTTAGTTTGCTTTGTGTTGCTCATATAGAACGCTTAACGCCGTACCTTGAAGATGAGGTAGATAGTGATCTCTTAGATGCTATTCTTGGTGAAGCAGGTAAATTGTCAGAGCAAGTTATTGCGCCTATCAATGCCAGCGGCGATAAAGACGGTTCACGCGTCGAGCAAGGCGAAGTGATCGAGGCTAAAGGCTTTAAAGAAGCTTTTAAAGCCTATTCACAAGGTGGCTGGATTGGTCTTTCAGGCGATCCTAAATACGGTGGTCAAGGCTTGCCTTCTTATATAGCTACTGCAGTAAACGAAGGCGTTCAAGCCGCTAACTTATCTTTTTCCCTTTGTCCTTTGTTAAGTTTGGGCGCAATTGAAGCCATTAGCTTGCACGCTAGCGATGAGCTAAAAAATCGTTATTTGCCAAAAATGTTAGCGGGGGAGTGGGCTGGGACGATGAATTTAACCGAGTCCGCTGCCGGTTCTGATCTTGCTGCTATTAGTTGTAAAGCAACGCCAGATGGTGACGTTTTTCGTATCAAAGGCCAAAAAATATTTATTACTTGGGGCGATCATCAAATGAGTGACAATATCATTCATTTGGTGTTGGCACGTCTACCCGGAGCGCCTGAGGGGGTGAAGGGTATCTCTTTATTCATCGTTCCGAAATTCCTATTGAATGAGCAAGGTGAGCTTAGTGAGCGTAATGATGTTCAGGTTGTTTCTGTTGAACATAAGATGGGAATTCACGCGTCTCCGACGTGTGTGATGAGTTTTGGCGATAAAGAAGGCGCTGTTGGTTACCTTGTTGGTCGAGAAAATGAAGGCATAAAAGCCATGTTCACCATGATGAACAATGCTAGGCAAGGTGTTGGCTTACAAGGTTTGGCCATTTCTGAGCGTGCTTATCAGCAAGCGCTAGACTACGCAAAAGAGCGCAAACAAGGCATGAATGCCTCACGCACAGAACGAGCAGCCATCATTGAGCATCCTGATGTATTGCGTATGCTTATGACGATGAAATCACAAATTGATGCGATGCGTTCGCTCGTTTATGTGGCCGCTGTTGAGAATGATTTGTCTCATCTGTCTACTGGAGAGCAACAAAAGCAATCTATTGCAAGAACGGCTTTGTATACACCGATTGTGAAAGGTTGGATCACTGAGCAAGCTCAAGAAATAACGTCTTTAGCCATCCAGGTGCATGGCGGAATGGGATTCATCGAAGAAACTGGAGTCGCCCAGCATGCTCGAGACGCTCGTATCCTTCCCATTTATGAAGGCACAAATGGAATTCAGGCAATTGACTTAATTGGCCGTAAATTGCACTCGGACAAAGGTGAGGCCATGATGTCTTTATTGGCTGAGATTGAAAGCGAATTAGTTCAATGGCAAGAATCGACTTTCTCTACTCAGGTAGAAAAAGTACGAGTTGTTCTTATTCAAGCTCAAAAAGCAACGCAATACTGCCTCTTAGCAATGGAGAAAAATCCAGTTTTAGGCACAGGGTTAGCCTATTCATATATGATGCTGATGGGGTATTTGATCGGTGCTTGGTTACAGCTTAGAGCCCTAGATGCTTGTCATAGCGGTCAAGGTCAGCTTGATGAAACTCAGAAACGCTCATGGGAGCATTCAGTGGCTTTTTATTGTGATCACCTTTTGTCTAGATCGTCGTCACACTTCATCTCTATTGAGCATGGTCAGTCATCGGTTGAAGGGTTGGACGCAAATAGTTTTATACGCTAA
- a CDS encoding electron transfer flavoprotein-ubiquinone oxidoreductase has product MTDREVMEFDVVVVGGGPAGLSAACRIMQRAQAEEKEISVCLVEKGSEIGAHILSGAVIDQKALAELFPDWQEKAAPLNTQVNSDELLWLSSEKDSRLLNHWMVPKTLHNDGNYIISLGNLSRWLAEQAESLGVEVFPGFSAAHLSYDTDGNVEGIITGDMGIAANGAEKDGFMPGMLLKAKYTIFAEGCRGHLGKELMAHFELDKGKAPQHYGLGIKELWDVPESQSKPGTVIHTAGWPLGNEAGGGGFLYHLENNQVAVGLIVDLNYKNPYLSPYDEFQKYKHHPVIAAHLKDAKRVSYGARAIAKGGWASLPKMSFPGGLVIGCDAGTLNPAKIKGTHTAMKSGMLAADTIFDALQTENPPTELHQFNDALRDSWLGKELQQARNFVPVMHKLGTFWGGAYNWLDQNIFSGGLPFTFNDMVPDYASLELAEKHVAPVYKKPDGLLSFDKLSSVFLSNTNHEEDQPCHLQLKDPNIPVQSNLMKFAEPAQRYCPAGVYEIVESNNESIFQINAQNCIHCKTCDIKDPAQNITWVTPEGSGGPNYPNM; this is encoded by the coding sequence ATGACAGACAGAGAAGTAATGGAATTTGATGTTGTGGTTGTTGGTGGTGGCCCAGCAGGGTTATCGGCAGCTTGTCGCATTATGCAAAGAGCCCAAGCAGAAGAGAAAGAGATTAGTGTTTGTTTGGTTGAGAAAGGTTCTGAAATCGGTGCTCATATTCTTTCTGGTGCTGTTATTGACCAAAAGGCTCTCGCAGAACTATTTCCTGATTGGCAAGAAAAGGCAGCACCATTAAATACTCAGGTGAATAGTGATGAATTACTTTGGTTAAGTTCTGAAAAAGACTCAAGATTATTAAACCATTGGATGGTACCGAAAACCTTGCACAATGATGGTAACTACATCATTAGTCTTGGCAATCTTAGCCGCTGGCTTGCAGAACAAGCAGAATCATTAGGTGTGGAAGTTTTTCCTGGCTTTTCGGCGGCTCACCTTTCTTACGACACGGATGGTAATGTGGAAGGCATTATTACAGGTGATATGGGGATTGCTGCGAATGGAGCTGAAAAAGACGGTTTTATGCCGGGTATGCTATTAAAAGCAAAATATACGATTTTCGCTGAAGGTTGCAGAGGTCATCTCGGTAAAGAGTTGATGGCCCACTTTGAGCTTGATAAAGGCAAGGCTCCTCAGCATTATGGTTTGGGTATTAAAGAATTGTGGGATGTGCCTGAGTCTCAAAGTAAGCCAGGTACTGTTATTCATACGGCGGGTTGGCCATTAGGTAATGAAGCTGGCGGCGGCGGTTTTTTATACCACTTAGAAAATAACCAAGTGGCTGTCGGATTAATCGTCGATTTAAACTACAAAAATCCGTATTTAAGCCCGTATGATGAATTTCAAAAATACAAACACCATCCGGTGATTGCAGCGCATTTAAAAGACGCAAAACGTGTTTCTTATGGCGCCCGAGCGATTGCGAAAGGCGGTTGGGCATCATTACCTAAAATGAGCTTTCCAGGCGGTTTGGTTATTGGTTGTGATGCTGGCACACTTAACCCTGCAAAAATCAAAGGGACGCATACGGCAATGAAAAGCGGTATGTTGGCGGCGGATACTATTTTTGATGCATTGCAGACAGAAAATCCACCGACAGAGTTGCATCAATTTAATGATGCGCTGCGTGACTCTTGGTTAGGGAAAGAATTGCAGCAGGCTCGCAATTTCGTGCCTGTAATGCATAAGCTTGGTACTTTCTGGGGTGGAGCTTACAACTGGTTGGATCAGAATATTTTCTCTGGAGGCTTGCCATTCACGTTCAATGATATGGTGCCAGATTACGCCAGTTTAGAATTAGCGGAAAAGCATGTTGCACCAGTGTACAAAAAACCGGATGGATTGCTGAGTTTTGATAAGTTATCTTCCGTATTCTTGTCTAACACGAATCATGAAGAAGACCAGCCGTGTCATTTACAATTGAAAGATCCAAACATTCCAGTGCAAAGTAATTTGATGAAGTTTGCTGAGCCTGCTCAGCGCTATTGCCCTGCCGGTGTTTACGAAATTGTAGAATCGAATAATGAATCCATTTTCCAAATAAACGCACAAAATTGTATTCACTGTAAAACGTGCGATATTAAGGACCCTGCGCAGAACATAACCTGGGTAACACCAGAGGGATCTGGCGGACCGAATTACCCAAATATGTAA
- a CDS encoding YaiI/YqxD family protein, with product MRLWVDADACPNVIKTILFRAAERVEIQCILVANQAIAIPPSKWIERRVVSSGFDVADDYIVDNIDIHDLVITADIPLASDVIDKGALAINPRGELYTKENIKQRLGMRDFMEQMRASGMQTDGPASFSQQDRMAFANTLDKLLAQRVR from the coding sequence ATGCGCTTATGGGTTGATGCCGACGCCTGTCCTAATGTTATTAAAACCATTCTTTTTCGTGCCGCCGAACGTGTTGAAATTCAATGTATTCTAGTGGCCAACCAAGCCATCGCTATTCCGCCTTCAAAATGGATTGAACGCCGTGTGGTGAGTTCTGGCTTTGATGTTGCAGATGATTACATTGTCGATAACATTGATATTCATGATTTGGTTATTACTGCAGACATTCCATTAGCGTCGGATGTGATCGACAAGGGCGCCTTGGCGATTAACCCTCGTGGCGAACTGTATACCAAAGAAAATATCAAACAAAGACTCGGTATGCGTGACTTTATGGAACAAATGCGTGCTTCTGGAATGCAAACAGATGGCCCAGCAAGCTTCAGTCAGCAAGATCGTATGGCGTTTGCGAATACGCTAGATAAGCTGTTAGCACAAAGAGTTCGGTGA
- a CDS encoding NAD(P)/FAD-dependent oxidoreductase: MKKIVIVGGGAGGLELVTKLGHAFGKKRQAEVVLIDRSQTHIWKPLLHEVATGSIDINSDGLNYRAHAAKHHYQFQLGTLMGVDPEKRTLTLDSLSDDMGHTVLPERTISYDILIMAVGSVSNDFGTPGVSDHCYFLDSHKQAERFQQALLNQFLRVHQEGTDAKLKLAIVGGGATGVELSAELFHVADMLKAYGMPEMSGKRVNVQLIEAGARILPALPERVAALATKELVRLGVTVSQGTRVVRAYDSGFETADEKNIDADLMIWAAGVKAPDFVAKIEGFETTRNNQILVKATLQTTAFENIYVIGDCCACKQADGSFVPPRAQSAHQMASLVFANIKASFLSEPQKEYVYKDYGSLVNLSRYSTVGNLMGNLMGGSMFIEGRIARFVYVSLYRLHLIAIHGWVKATVIMAAQKIGKVVKPKLKLH, translated from the coding sequence ATGAAAAAAATCGTTATTGTTGGCGGTGGTGCAGGTGGCTTGGAATTAGTTACTAAGCTAGGCCATGCGTTTGGTAAAAAACGCCAAGCAGAGGTCGTGCTTATTGATCGGAGTCAGACACATATTTGGAAGCCTTTGCTGCATGAAGTGGCAACTGGGTCGATTGACATTAACAGTGATGGCTTAAATTACAGAGCGCATGCCGCCAAACATCATTATCAGTTTCAATTAGGCACGTTAATGGGTGTTGACCCAGAGAAGCGAACGCTGACACTGGATTCTCTGTCTGATGATATGGGTCACACAGTACTACCGGAACGTACCATTTCCTACGATATTTTGATCATGGCTGTGGGGAGTGTTAGTAACGATTTTGGAACGCCTGGTGTGTCTGACCATTGTTACTTTCTAGACTCTCATAAACAAGCCGAGCGTTTCCAGCAAGCCCTACTAAATCAATTCTTGCGGGTCCATCAAGAAGGAACTGACGCTAAGCTTAAATTGGCCATTGTGGGGGGCGGCGCAACGGGTGTAGAGCTGTCTGCAGAACTGTTCCATGTTGCCGATATGCTCAAGGCTTATGGGATGCCTGAAATGTCAGGTAAGCGCGTGAATGTCCAACTGATTGAAGCTGGAGCGCGAATATTACCGGCACTACCGGAGCGAGTAGCTGCATTAGCCACCAAAGAGTTAGTTCGACTTGGTGTTACCGTCAGTCAAGGAACTCGCGTGGTACGCGCTTATGATAGCGGTTTTGAGACGGCGGACGAAAAAAATATTGATGCGGATCTGATGATTTGGGCCGCTGGCGTAAAAGCTCCCGATTTTGTTGCAAAGATTGAAGGTTTTGAAACGACTCGAAATAACCAAATATTGGTAAAAGCAACATTGCAAACAACGGCGTTCGAAAATATTTATGTGATTGGTGACTGTTGTGCCTGCAAGCAAGCCGACGGTTCGTTTGTTCCTCCAAGAGCACAGTCTGCACATCAAATGGCGTCTTTAGTTTTTGCTAACATCAAAGCGTCGTTCTTAAGTGAGCCTCAGAAAGAATACGTCTATAAGGATTATGGTTCTTTGGTGAACTTGAGTCGTTACAGTACGGTAGGTAATTTGATGGGTAATTTAATGGGTGGATCGATGTTTATTGAAGGGCGCATTGCTCGCTTTGTTTACGTATCTTTGTATCGATTACACCTTATAGCCATACATGGTTGGGTGAAGGCAACGGTGATTATGGCGGCTCAAAAAATTGGTAAGGTTGTTAAGCCAAAATTGAAACTGCATTAA
- a CDS encoding MerR family transcriptional regulator: MRVSELAKKASVTAETVRHYTRLGLIDAKRDPNNGYQLYDNVGLQRLHFIRQASELGFSLKQIEEIFQQSDSGDSPCPMVRDLLQKKVPETKLKIAQLQAHLVKMEDALAVWENMPNGAPDGHSICCLIEEWESTE, translated from the coding sequence ATGCGAGTGAGCGAGCTAGCCAAAAAAGCCAGTGTAACGGCCGAGACTGTCCGTCATTACACTCGATTAGGATTGATCGATGCTAAGCGAGATCCGAATAATGGTTATCAACTTTACGATAACGTGGGATTGCAGCGATTGCACTTTATTCGTCAAGCCAGTGAGTTAGGGTTTAGTCTAAAACAAATAGAAGAGATCTTTCAGCAGTCGGATAGTGGTGACTCACCTTGCCCTATGGTTAGAGATCTATTGCAAAAAAAAGTACCCGAAACCAAATTGAAAATAGCCCAGCTTCAAGCCCATTTAGTGAAAATGGAAGACGCGTTGGCCGTTTGGGAAAATATGCCAAATGGCGCCCCTGATGGTCATTCGATTTGTTGTTTGATAGAAGAATGGGAAAGCACTGAATAA